One Arthrobacter sp. FW306-07-I genomic window carries:
- a CDS encoding glycoside hydrolase — protein sequence MDHQQTTARTAAQPAVTAPPMPHLRPDAFTAPYRDPFWDGPTDPILVADHLKGEWVLFYTQRRATAPGLTGVEWVQGTGVGVARSSDGGATWRYQGTVEGLVPPGTELPATLWAPDVVRIDDRWIMYLTVLGGRRTDWTGKAEIVQFASRDLENWEYLGGIDLDSPRVIDAAVAQCGDGRHRLWYKDEARGSNTYSAVSDTPEDPSSWVLEGVAIPGRPHEGPKVFPLGGHYWMIVDEWRGQAVYRSDDAADTWVRQEHLGGLILTAPESVDGRAVVGRHADVVPLAGGAPGETADGGTQRALLVYFTHPYWGGEDIDTMAPDPRTRLSHVRAAVLEVRDGNLVCTEH from the coding sequence AGCAGACAACCGCGCGGACGGCCGCGCAGCCTGCCGTCACAGCACCACCCATGCCGCATCTGCGCCCGGACGCCTTCACCGCCCCCTACCGTGATCCGTTCTGGGACGGGCCCACCGACCCCATCCTCGTTGCGGACCACCTCAAGGGCGAGTGGGTCCTCTTCTACACCCAGCGCCGTGCCACAGCACCGGGACTAACCGGAGTCGAGTGGGTGCAAGGCACCGGCGTCGGCGTCGCAAGGTCGTCCGACGGCGGCGCAACCTGGCGCTACCAGGGCACCGTGGAGGGACTGGTCCCGCCCGGAACGGAACTGCCGGCAACCCTCTGGGCGCCCGACGTCGTCCGCATCGACGACCGGTGGATCATGTATCTGACCGTCCTGGGCGGCAGGCGGACGGACTGGACCGGGAAGGCGGAAATCGTCCAGTTCGCCAGCCGGGACTTGGAGAACTGGGAGTACCTGGGCGGCATCGACCTGGACTCGCCGCGGGTGATCGACGCCGCCGTCGCCCAGTGCGGGGACGGCCGGCACCGGCTCTGGTACAAGGACGAGGCCCGGGGCTCCAACACCTACAGCGCGGTCAGCGACACCCCGGAGGACCCGTCGTCGTGGGTCCTGGAAGGGGTTGCCATCCCCGGGCGTCCGCATGAAGGCCCCAAGGTCTTCCCGCTGGGCGGCCACTACTGGATGATCGTGGACGAATGGCGCGGCCAGGCCGTCTATCGCTCCGATGATGCTGCAGACACCTGGGTCCGGCAGGAGCACCTTGGCGGGTTGATCCTCACGGCGCCGGAATCGGTGGACGGAAGGGCCGTCGTCGGGCGTCATGCTGACGTGGTGCCCCTTGCCGGCGGGGCGCCCGGAGAAACGGCCGACGGCGGCACGCAGCGTGCGCTGCTGGTCTACTTCACGCACCCGTACTGGGGTGGTGAGGACATCGACACCATGGCGCCGGACCCGCGCACGCGCCTCAGCCACGTCCGGGCGGCAGTGCTGGAAGTGCGGGACGGAAACCTGGTCTGCACGGAACACTAG
- a CDS encoding ammonium transporter has translation MDSGNVAWILASSALVCMMIPALALFYGGMVGSRRILNMMMMCVGGASLVAVLWALFGYSMAFGNSVGGLGLIGDVTEFPGMGQLLAKDDSASIPVILFAAFQLFFACVTTALVAGAAAGRMKFGAWMLFAGIWATIVYFPIAHWVFAFNSADGSSVGGWIANGIKAIDFAGGTAVHMNAGAAALALALALVLGRSSGWPKVEHAKPHSRPLVLLGAGLLWVGWFGFNAGSALSAGQSASVVFLNTAVAASTGLLAWALVERFRHGAATSMGAASGLVAALVAITPACGAVSPLGALAIGAIAGAVCSLAIEWKFRLGFDDSLDVVGVHLVGGILGTLLIGLFATDKAPNGVSGLFYGGGFELLGVQALATVTVLAYSFGITWVLAKILDKAMGGLRIKPEDELRGIDLAAHSELAYLMDEDPVELGSPQRV, from the coding sequence ATGGATTCGGGAAATGTCGCTTGGATTTTGGCCAGCTCGGCGCTGGTTTGCATGATGATCCCCGCCCTGGCCCTGTTCTACGGGGGCATGGTGGGGTCGCGCCGCATCCTCAACATGATGATGATGTGCGTCGGCGGCGCCAGCCTGGTGGCCGTCCTGTGGGCCCTGTTCGGGTACTCGATGGCGTTCGGGAACTCTGTCGGCGGCCTGGGCCTGATCGGTGACGTCACCGAGTTCCCAGGCATGGGGCAGCTGCTGGCCAAGGATGATTCGGCCTCCATCCCGGTCATCCTGTTTGCCGCGTTCCAGCTGTTTTTCGCCTGCGTCACCACCGCGCTCGTCGCCGGGGCTGCCGCAGGCCGCATGAAGTTCGGCGCCTGGATGCTGTTCGCAGGCATTTGGGCCACCATTGTCTACTTCCCCATCGCCCACTGGGTTTTCGCGTTCAATTCGGCCGACGGCAGCAGTGTGGGTGGCTGGATCGCCAACGGGATCAAGGCGATCGACTTCGCCGGCGGCACCGCGGTGCACATGAACGCCGGCGCCGCTGCCCTGGCCCTGGCCCTGGCCCTGGTCCTGGGCAGGAGCTCCGGCTGGCCCAAGGTGGAACACGCCAAGCCGCACAGCCGCCCCTTGGTGCTGCTGGGTGCAGGCCTGCTCTGGGTGGGCTGGTTCGGCTTCAACGCGGGATCCGCCCTCTCCGCCGGCCAGTCAGCGTCGGTGGTCTTCCTCAACACCGCGGTGGCAGCTTCCACGGGCTTGCTGGCCTGGGCGCTCGTGGAACGGTTCCGCCATGGCGCGGCCACCAGTATGGGCGCCGCCTCCGGCCTGGTCGCCGCGCTGGTGGCTATTACGCCGGCCTGTGGCGCGGTGAGCCCGCTGGGGGCACTGGCTATCGGCGCCATCGCCGGGGCCGTCTGCTCACTGGCCATCGAATGGAAGTTCCGCCTGGGCTTCGACGACTCACTCGACGTCGTGGGCGTCCACCTGGTGGGCGGCATCCTGGGCACCCTGCTGATTGGCCTCTTCGCCACGGACAAGGCTCCGAACGGCGTCAGCGGCCTCTTCTACGGTGGCGGGTTTGAACTGCTGGGCGTGCAGGCCCTGGCCACGGTCACGGTGTTGGCCTACTCCTTCGGCATCACCTGGGTCCTCGCCAAGATCCTGGACAAGGCCATGGGCGGTCTCCGCATCAAGCCCGAAGACGAACTGCGCGGCATCGACCTCGCAGCACACTCGGAGCTGGCCTATCTGATGGACGAGGATCCGGTGGAGCTGGGCTCACCGCAGCGGGTCTAG
- a CDS encoding Gfo/Idh/MocA family protein: MPPTELRVGVVGIGWAGQQHLKAYAGLEGVSIVSLAGMEQELRDSLQAEYSIPNGFADWEEMLDHGGLDAVSVAVPTFLHAPVAIAALKRGIHVLSEKPIARNAVEGQAMVDAAREARRVLDVAFNHRRRGDIRALKQVIDDGGLGRPYYAKASWLRRSGIPTLGSWFTNPELSGGGPLADIGVHALDYALYLLGEPKVVAVSAATHSELGPQGRGGGTRFTAQASSHAFEVEDFASAFLRLEGGATLVVEASWATYREMDDQLEFTVYGTDGGAELKAHGAPFPPVGELRVFTDKDGESADYMPAVVPGRAHDEVVEDFVAAVRGGAQVWSRHDGSLALYRAQIIDACYQSALEQREVRL; the protein is encoded by the coding sequence ATGCCGCCGACTGAGCTCAGGGTGGGCGTGGTAGGCATCGGCTGGGCCGGCCAACAGCACCTGAAGGCCTACGCCGGGCTGGAAGGCGTCAGCATCGTCTCGCTCGCAGGAATGGAGCAGGAACTCCGGGACTCCCTACAGGCCGAATACTCCATCCCGAACGGCTTCGCCGACTGGGAGGAGATGCTGGACCACGGCGGCCTGGACGCAGTCAGCGTTGCAGTTCCCACCTTCCTGCATGCGCCGGTGGCGATCGCCGCGCTGAAGCGGGGAATCCACGTCTTGAGCGAAAAACCCATCGCGCGCAACGCCGTGGAAGGCCAGGCCATGGTGGACGCGGCACGGGAGGCCAGGCGCGTGCTGGACGTGGCGTTCAACCACCGCCGCCGCGGGGACATCCGGGCCCTCAAGCAGGTCATCGACGACGGCGGCCTGGGCCGCCCCTACTACGCCAAGGCATCCTGGCTGCGCCGCTCCGGCATCCCCACCCTGGGCAGCTGGTTCACCAACCCCGAGCTGTCCGGCGGCGGACCGCTTGCCGACATCGGTGTCCACGCACTGGACTACGCGCTGTACCTCCTGGGCGAACCGAAAGTGGTTGCTGTCTCCGCCGCCACCCACTCCGAGCTCGGGCCGCAGGGCAGGGGCGGCGGAACCCGGTTCACCGCCCAGGCCTCCAGCCACGCATTCGAGGTGGAGGACTTTGCCTCGGCCTTCCTGCGGCTGGAAGGCGGCGCAACACTCGTCGTCGAAGCAAGCTGGGCCACCTACCGGGAAATGGACGACCAGCTGGAGTTCACGGTCTACGGCACCGACGGCGGCGCCGAACTCAAGGCCCACGGGGCCCCTTTTCCACCCGTTGGCGAGCTCCGTGTGTTCACTGACAAAGACGGCGAATCCGCTGACTATATGCCCGCCGTCGTACCGGGCCGCGCCCACGATGAAGTGGTGGAGGACTTCGTCGCCGCAGTTCGCGGCGGCGCGCAGGTGTGGAGCCGTCACGATGGCTCTCTGGCGCTGTACCGGGCACAGATCATCGACGCCTGCTACCAGTCAGCACTGGAGCAGAGGGAGGTTCGGCTGTAA
- a CDS encoding ThuA domain-containing protein, whose translation MDGKLRIRVWNEGVHEANNQPAHIGEIYPEGIHGAIAAGLRSHLPDAEVTTAVLATDDEHGLAEEVLADTDVLLWWGHIAHADVSDAVVERVHRHVLGGMGLIVLHSGHFSKIFTKLLGTSCSLAWRNDGERELVWTVKPSHPIAEGVDSPIVIPEQEMYGELFDIPDPDDLIFISSFAGGEVFRSGVTFTRGKGRIFYFSPGDQEYPVYHHPQIQRVLANGVVWAAQPGLDRSIPGVSNPARERFEAEKRH comes from the coding sequence ATGGACGGCAAACTGCGGATCCGGGTATGGAACGAGGGCGTGCACGAGGCCAACAACCAGCCGGCCCACATCGGGGAGATCTACCCCGAGGGCATTCACGGCGCCATCGCCGCCGGGCTTCGCTCCCACCTTCCGGACGCGGAGGTCACGACGGCGGTCCTGGCCACGGATGATGAGCACGGCCTTGCGGAGGAGGTGCTGGCGGACACGGACGTCCTGCTCTGGTGGGGCCACATAGCCCATGCCGACGTCAGCGACGCCGTCGTCGAACGCGTCCACCGGCACGTGCTGGGCGGGATGGGGCTGATCGTGCTCCACTCGGGGCATTTCTCGAAGATCTTCACCAAACTGCTGGGGACCAGCTGCTCCCTTGCCTGGCGCAACGACGGCGAGCGCGAGCTGGTGTGGACCGTGAAGCCCTCGCATCCCATCGCGGAAGGCGTGGACAGCCCCATCGTCATCCCGGAACAGGAGATGTACGGGGAACTGTTCGATATCCCGGACCCGGACGACCTGATCTTCATCAGCTCCTTCGCGGGCGGTGAGGTGTTCCGCTCCGGTGTCACGTTCACCCGGGGCAAGGGCCGTATCTTCTACTTCAGCCCTGGGGACCAGGAGTACCCGGTGTACCACCACCCGCAGATCCAGCGCGTCCTGGCCAACGGTGTGGTGTGGGCGGCGCAGCCCGGGTTAGACCGCTCGATCCCTGGTGTCAGCAACCCGGCCCGGGAGCGGTTTGAGGCCGAAAAACGTCATTGA
- a CDS encoding cupin domain-containing protein: protein MPAVTVKDLESKSFNEPDEKRRPPKTQVDVVNIGGATLGRFTFEPGWRWSETVKTVVHTDSCQVNHLGFCTGGTLTVQLDDGSKMTIRAGDAYSIPAGHDAWVENDEAYVGYEIISAAEFAKPA from the coding sequence ATGCCTGCAGTAACGGTTAAGGATCTTGAATCCAAGTCCTTCAACGAGCCCGACGAAAAGCGCCGGCCACCCAAGACGCAGGTGGACGTGGTGAACATCGGCGGTGCCACCTTGGGCCGCTTCACTTTTGAACCCGGCTGGCGCTGGTCCGAAACAGTCAAGACGGTGGTCCATACGGACAGCTGCCAGGTCAACCACCTGGGCTTCTGCACCGGCGGCACCCTGACCGTACAGCTGGACGACGGGAGCAAAATGACCATCCGTGCCGGGGACGCCTATTCCATTCCCGCCGGGCACGACGCCTGGGTGGAAAACGACGAGGCGTACGTCGGCTACGAAATCATCAGTGCAGCCGAGTTCGCCAAGCCCGCCTGA
- a CDS encoding NAD-dependent epimerase/dehydratase family protein: MKVTVIGGSGHIGSFLVPRLVRAGHEVTVISRGNRKPYHEAPEWQEVRQVAADREAEDRDGTFGDRVAALKPDAVVDLVCFTLESAASLVQSLRGEVGHLLHCGSVWRYGQSLKLPIREGSDSAAEPFGEYGIQKNRIALMLKEETARGGLATTSLHPGHITGPGWHPIGPLGNLDPAVWQTISAGQPLRVPGSGAELMHHVHADDVAQAFEKAIAQREAASGEDFNIVAPTALTVRGYADIAAAWFGHAAVLETVPWDRFREDTTRDYAESTWGHLYRSQCFSIEKATSVLGYVPRYEPEQAIFEAVQWLVDHGQLHVARPLGVPAA, translated from the coding sequence ATGAAAGTCACCGTCATCGGCGGCAGCGGCCATATCGGGTCGTTCCTGGTCCCCCGGCTGGTCCGAGCTGGCCACGAGGTCACCGTCATCAGCCGCGGCAACCGCAAGCCTTACCACGAGGCACCCGAATGGCAGGAGGTGCGCCAGGTCGCTGCGGACCGCGAGGCGGAGGACCGCGACGGGACTTTCGGGGACCGGGTTGCTGCCCTGAAGCCGGACGCCGTGGTGGACCTGGTCTGCTTCACGCTTGAATCGGCAGCGTCGCTGGTACAGAGCCTGCGCGGCGAGGTGGGCCACCTGCTGCACTGTGGCTCCGTCTGGCGGTACGGGCAAAGCCTGAAACTGCCCATCAGGGAAGGATCGGACTCGGCCGCGGAGCCTTTCGGCGAGTACGGCATCCAGAAGAACCGGATTGCCCTGATGTTGAAGGAGGAAACGGCGCGCGGCGGACTGGCCACCACCTCACTGCATCCGGGCCACATCACAGGACCGGGCTGGCATCCTATCGGCCCGCTGGGAAACCTCGACCCCGCCGTATGGCAGACCATTTCCGCCGGCCAGCCCCTCCGGGTCCCCGGCAGCGGTGCTGAGCTCATGCATCATGTGCATGCCGACGACGTCGCCCAGGCCTTCGAGAAAGCCATCGCCCAGCGGGAAGCGGCAAGCGGCGAGGACTTCAACATCGTCGCCCCAACAGCGCTGACCGTCCGCGGCTACGCAGACATCGCCGCGGCCTGGTTCGGACACGCCGCCGTGCTGGAAACGGTCCCGTGGGACCGCTTCCGCGAAGACACGACGCGGGACTACGCAGAGTCCACCTGGGGCCACCTTTACCGCAGCCAGTGCTTCAGCATTGAGAAGGCCACTTCAGTGCTGGGCTACGTGCCGCGGTACGAGCCCGAGCAGGCCATCTTCGAAGCCGTCCAGTGGCTCGTTGACCACGGCCAGCTGCACGTCGCCCGCCCATTGGGCGTCCCTGCCGCCTGA
- a CDS encoding CsbD family protein, whose product MGLDDKIGNAAEKLGGKGKEAAGSATGDESLKAEGKTDQAKSDLKQAGENVKDAFKKD is encoded by the coding sequence ATGGGTTTGGACGACAAGATCGGTAACGCCGCAGAAAAGCTTGGCGGCAAGGGCAAGGAAGCTGCCGGCAGCGCAACGGGCGACGAGAGCCTGAAGGCCGAAGGCAAGACGGACCAGGCAAAATCGGACCTGAAGCAGGCCGGCGAGAACGTCAAGGACGCCTTCAAGAAGGATTAG
- a CDS encoding DUF1003 domain-containing protein → MVEMRVNWHRRHKEGLSAGDKAADRLRNGMGSWPFVGIFVGFMVLWAGVNSYLLANNAWDPYPYILLNLFLSMLAGLQGAILLIAAKRQDAIASAMAQHDYETDVRAAAQIEMLMAVNAEQLKLLQELRDQRDQP, encoded by the coding sequence ATGGTTGAGATGAGAGTTAACTGGCACCGGCGGCACAAAGAAGGCCTTAGCGCGGGCGACAAGGCTGCGGACAGGCTTCGGAACGGCATGGGCAGTTGGCCTTTCGTAGGCATCTTCGTGGGCTTCATGGTGCTCTGGGCAGGAGTGAACTCCTACCTTCTCGCCAACAATGCATGGGACCCGTATCCCTACATCCTGCTGAACCTGTTCCTGTCCATGCTTGCCGGCCTGCAGGGCGCCATCCTGCTCATCGCGGCCAAGCGCCAGGACGCCATCGCCTCCGCCATGGCCCAGCATGACTATGAGACAGATGTCCGCGCTGCCGCCCAGATCGAAATGCTCATGGCGGTCAATGCTGAGCAGCTGAAGCTCCTGCAGGAGCTCCGGGACCAGCGCGACCAGCCCTAG
- a CDS encoding DUF1345 domain-containing protein gives MKSMTVPGDHHRNFNSLAHHSRLRMLVMLVVGLAAALLVGPSGAWAYAPALGWAVASATYLVWVWSVIGRLGPAATAAHARREDPGRVFSDALVLTATVASFAGVALILLDASNEQGGAKDVTVAMALGSIALSWFLVHTLFTLRYAAIYYRDGTGVDFNEESQPRYSDFAYLAFTVGMTFQVSDTDLKTNAIRSTVLRQALLSYLLGAIVLATTINLVSGLIH, from the coding sequence ATGAAGTCCATGACGGTTCCCGGCGACCACCACCGGAACTTCAACTCCCTCGCACATCATTCGCGGCTCCGGATGCTGGTCATGCTGGTCGTCGGCCTGGCTGCGGCACTGTTGGTCGGTCCCTCAGGAGCCTGGGCCTATGCACCCGCGCTCGGGTGGGCAGTCGCTTCGGCCACCTACCTGGTTTGGGTGTGGAGCGTTATTGGGCGCCTGGGGCCCGCGGCCACTGCTGCGCATGCCCGAAGAGAGGACCCGGGCCGGGTCTTTTCGGACGCCTTGGTCCTCACCGCCACGGTGGCCAGCTTTGCGGGAGTCGCCCTGATCCTGCTTGACGCCTCCAATGAGCAGGGCGGAGCCAAGGATGTCACCGTGGCCATGGCCCTGGGCAGCATTGCCCTGTCATGGTTCCTGGTGCACACGCTGTTCACCCTCCGGTACGCCGCGATCTACTACCGGGACGGCACCGGCGTCGATTTCAATGAGGAGTCCCAGCCCCGCTACTCGGACTTTGCCTATCTCGCCTTCACCGTAGGCATGACCTTCCAGGTTTCGGACACGGACCTGAAGACCAACGCGATCCGTTCCACGGTCCTGCGGCAGGCGCTGCTGTCGTACCTCCTTGGGGCCATTGTCCTGGCCACCACCATCAACCTGGTCTCGGGGCTCATCCACTAG
- a CDS encoding AmiS/UreI family transporter, giving the protein MPYICLLLSGAALLVNGLATLGQLPRRDAAVFSMVLGGTQLVLGVVHLLGTGAGGEALMTGAGMFLFGLTYVYAGLDVLLGLGSKGLGWFCGMVAFFGLLLAGAWVGTDPLLAVLWVCWSVLWGLLFASLALGAARLEPFAGWALVLASQVTATVPAFLGLAGLWPRSGLVACLAAALLAGLFVAAGLLARRGRRSPHRASAGTPGLAATVNDVSLRHAGEGSKTRLADQRSV; this is encoded by the coding sequence ATGCCCTACATTTGCCTCCTGCTCTCCGGCGCCGCGCTGCTGGTCAACGGACTGGCAACGCTCGGCCAGCTCCCCCGCCGCGACGCAGCCGTGTTCAGCATGGTGCTCGGTGGCACCCAACTGGTGCTCGGCGTCGTGCATCTTTTAGGGACCGGCGCCGGCGGTGAAGCCCTCATGACGGGCGCCGGCATGTTCCTGTTCGGACTGACCTACGTTTACGCCGGGCTGGACGTCCTGCTGGGGCTTGGCTCGAAGGGACTGGGCTGGTTCTGCGGCATGGTGGCGTTCTTTGGCCTGCTGCTGGCGGGTGCCTGGGTGGGCACCGATCCGCTGCTCGCCGTGCTGTGGGTGTGCTGGTCGGTGCTGTGGGGCCTGCTGTTTGCTTCCTTAGCGCTGGGAGCAGCGCGGCTGGAACCGTTCGCCGGCTGGGCGCTGGTCCTGGCCAGCCAGGTGACGGCCACGGTCCCGGCGTTCCTGGGCTTGGCCGGCCTGTGGCCCCGGAGCGGCTTGGTGGCCTGTCTGGCGGCGGCGCTGCTGGCCGGTCTCTTCGTGGCAGCGGGCTTGCTGGCGCGGCGGGGACGGCGCAGCCCTCACCGGGCCAGTGCAGGCACCCCGGGGCTGGCTGCGACAGTCAACGACGTTTCGCTCCGTCACGCCGGCGAGGGGAGCAAAACCCGCCTGGCAGACCAACGCAGCGTCTAG
- a CDS encoding ATP-binding cassette domain-containing protein, giving the protein MSSGLTGSNDLAPRWEPTHDEYARADDLVEQFGLAHKAGLRWPTLSQGERGRALIARALISSPELLLLDEPCTGLDIAAREQLLETIDDLAYTHPQMASVLVTHHLEELPATTSHALLITAGQAVAAGPAAGVITSENISAAFGHPIDVEYRHQRWSARTGRSSRRGIRRQHAAEVTAS; this is encoded by the coding sequence TTGTCCTCGGGCCTGACGGGGAGCAATGACCTGGCCCCGCGGTGGGAGCCCACCCACGACGAGTATGCCAGGGCCGATGACCTCGTGGAGCAGTTTGGCCTGGCCCACAAAGCCGGTCTGCGCTGGCCCACCCTCTCCCAGGGTGAGCGTGGGCGGGCGCTGATTGCCCGGGCCCTTATCTCCTCCCCGGAGCTGCTGCTTCTTGATGAACCCTGCACGGGCCTGGACATCGCTGCCCGGGAGCAACTGCTGGAAACCATCGACGACCTCGCCTACACCCATCCGCAGATGGCGTCGGTCCTGGTCACCCACCACCTGGAGGAACTGCCCGCCACAACCAGCCACGCGCTGCTGATCACGGCCGGGCAGGCAGTGGCCGCCGGGCCCGCTGCCGGGGTCATCACCAGCGAAAACATCAGCGCCGCCTTCGGGCACCCCATTGACGTCGAGTACCGGCATCAGCGCTGGAGCGCCCGCACGGGCCGCAGCAGCAGGCGCGGGATCCGGCGGCAGCATGCAGCCGAGGTCACCGCGTCCTAG
- a CDS encoding ATP-binding cassette domain-containing protein — protein sequence MNHRPVNNQVLELDDVSFRRDGRDIISGITLSVKAGEHWALLGANGAGKSTLMGLCGAVNHPSSGMVSVLGERLGRVELKALRQSIGHVNPRHQVLSPLTVRQVVLGPDGEQ from the coding sequence ATGAACCACCGCCCGGTGAACAACCAGGTACTGGAACTGGACGACGTTTCGTTCCGCCGGGACGGCCGCGACATCATCAGCGGGATCACGCTCTCGGTCAAGGCCGGAGAACACTGGGCATTGCTCGGGGCGAACGGAGCCGGGAAGAGCACCCTTATGGGGCTGTGCGGGGCCGTCAACCACCCCAGTTCCGGAATGGTATCCGTGCTTGGCGAACGCCTGGGGCGGGTGGAACTGAAGGCACTTCGCCAATCCATCGGCCACGTCAATCCGCGCCACCAGGTCCTGTCACCCCTCACTGTCCGCCAGGTTGTCCTCGGGCCTGACGGGGAGCAATGA
- the purU gene encoding formyltetrahydrofolate deformylase: protein MTVTETHVPAPKAPTTVEHVLTLDCPEGPGIVHAVSGFLLEHGCDIIDNKQFGERSEGHFFMRVHFVSEGDESTLEVLRSSFAPVADKFGMRWQLERQGSKRKVLIMVSKFGHCLNDLLFRSRIGELPVEIVAVVSNHRDHEALVEWHGIPFHHIPVTADTKPAAEAALMALVDGLDVELVVLARYMQVLSDDLTRKLDGRAINIHHSFLPSFKGAKPYHQAYARGVKTVGATAHYVNAELDEGPIISQQVVDVDHTYGPEDLVAAGRDTECKALSNAVKWHCEGRVILQGNRTVVLR, encoded by the coding sequence ATGACCGTTACTGAAACCCACGTGCCCGCGCCCAAGGCGCCCACCACCGTGGAACACGTCCTTACCCTTGACTGCCCGGAAGGGCCCGGCATCGTGCACGCCGTCTCCGGCTTCCTGCTGGAGCACGGCTGCGACATCATCGACAACAAGCAGTTCGGGGAGCGCTCCGAAGGCCACTTCTTCATGCGTGTCCACTTCGTCTCCGAAGGCGATGAGTCCACGCTGGAGGTCCTGCGCTCTTCCTTCGCCCCGGTGGCCGACAAGTTCGGCATGCGCTGGCAGCTGGAACGCCAGGGCTCCAAACGCAAGGTCCTGATCATGGTGTCCAAGTTCGGCCACTGCCTTAACGACCTGCTGTTCCGTTCCCGCATTGGCGAGCTGCCCGTGGAAATCGTGGCGGTGGTGTCCAACCACCGGGACCACGAGGCCCTGGTGGAGTGGCACGGCATCCCGTTCCACCACATCCCGGTCACCGCCGACACGAAACCCGCAGCGGAAGCCGCGCTGATGGCGCTCGTGGACGGGCTCGACGTCGAGCTCGTGGTGCTGGCCCGCTACATGCAGGTCCTCAGCGACGACCTGACCCGGAAGCTGGACGGGCGGGCCATCAACATCCACCACTCGTTCCTGCCCAGCTTCAAGGGCGCCAAGCCGTACCACCAGGCCTATGCGCGCGGCGTCAAGACCGTGGGGGCCACTGCGCACTACGTGAACGCGGAGCTGGACGAGGGGCCCATCATCTCGCAGCAGGTGGTGGACGTGGACCACACCTACGGGCCCGAGGACCTGGTGGCCGCCGGCCGCGACACCGAATGCAAGGCCCTTTCCAACGCGGTGAAGTGGCACTGCGAAGGCCGCGTCATCCTGCAGGGAAACCGCACCGTGGTGCTCCGGTAA